AACTGAGCTCACGCATCGATGAAACCAGAGCAGAACTAAAGGCAGAGATCCAGAAAAACACCGAGAGAATCGATGAAACCAATAAGCGCATTGACGAAACCAACAAACGCATTGACGATACCAACAATCGCATTGACGATACCAGGGCAGAGCTAAAGGCTGAAATCCAGAAAAACACAGAAAGAATCGATTATACCAATGCACGCATCGACAATCTGGCCAGGGAAGTGGCTGAGGCAAGAGGAGACCTGAACAAGGCCCTGAGCGACAAGGTGGTTGTCCAGGATCTTGTGGAGCGCGTGGGCAGGCTGGAAACCAGGGCTGCCTGATGCCGGTCCAAAGTTTGGGGTGACTCAAGAATTTTGACCAAATCCATAACTATTGAAAAAAATGGAATTATGGGCATGGATTCCCTGCATATTGCATGCGCTGAATATGCCAATGTCGATTATTTTATTACTTGTGATGATAAATTGATCAAACAGCTAAAAAATAATGAATTTAAAAATAGCTAGCAGGATTGTTACAAAACGTATGGCCCAGGATTACCCAGGACCTCCAGCAAGGAGCAATGGTCACTATCACTGAAAAGGCTATTCGAATACATACCCTGCCTGCAGCTTAAGCGACAATTCCAGAGATTCGTCCTGTTCCCCCATACCTTCTTCCCCATGCCATATGCCTTCTTCCCCATGCTCTATGCCCTATGCCTTGAATCCCCAATTCCTTCCTCAATTCCCAAGCCTTTCTCTACTTCTTCACCTTTCACCATTCCGCATTCATCATTCATCATTTCTTCCTCCCCCAATCCCCTCCTTGACAAAAACATATTATTACTGCTTAATATCCTGAACAGTCAGCATGAATTTAACCCAGAAGGAGATCGGGCATGACCCAGCCGGCATCGGTTATAGACCTGTACGACAGTCTCCTGGCAGCGGAAGACGAACGGGCCAGGGCACGGATTATTGCCGGGGCCTTCGAACGCCTGGAAGACCGTTACCCGGAGCTAAAGGACCTGGCCACCGCCAGCGGGGTGCGCGAGTCCGAACTGCGCCTGCAGAAAGAAATCGAGCAGTTACGCCTGCGCATAGAAGAAGTCCGCTCAGATCTTACCAGAGAGATTGAGCAGGTACGTGCAGACCTGTTAAAGGAAATAGAGAAGACCAACCTGCGTATAGAAGAGGTCCGCACAGAATTGATCCGGGAAATCGCTCAGGTACGTGCAGACCTGTCAAAGGATATCGAGAGGCTGCGTGCAGAAACCAGCAAAGAAATCGCCGCCGGCAACCAGAAAATCCTCCGCTGGACCACCGGTCTTCTATTTGCCCAGCTTGTGGCCATCATAGCCGTGATCTTCGGGGTGGGACTAATGTAAAAAACCAACCCCAACCGTGAGCGGGCTTTGTCCGCCCGCCTGTCCCGTGAAACACCCAGCACTCACTTTAATAATTTCGGTTTCATCACAAGCAAACAAATGGAAAAGTGAGTGCTGGGTCAGCGTAGCTGGTTTCACCGGGGTGTGCAACGAAGTTGCCAGCCTGCCCCGTTGAATAGCTCAATGAGCTAGCCCGCAGGGCATTCAACTGGGGTGCCAAATAAATCTTCTCCGGCACGGGAAGCCTACAGGCTTCACACCCGGGTATAATACGCTTTCGCTGTCCTTCGGAATTATACCGGGCAGGCAGGTGCTCCGCACACACGGTTTAGAATAAAGAACCCAGGCACCCTGTCAGGCAACAACACCCTCCAGGACAGGCACCCATCTTCAACCGTGAGCGGCAAAGCCGCCCGCCTGTCCCGTGAAACACCCAGCACTCACTTTAATAATTTCGGTTTCATCACAAGCAAACAAATGAAAAAGTGAGTGCTGGGTCAGCGTAGCTGGTTTCACTGGGATGTGCAACAAAGTTGCCAGTGCCAAAAAATCTTCTCCGGCACGGGAAGCCTTAAGGCGTACACCCGACTAAAATGCGCTTTGCTGTCCTTCGGAATTATACCGGGCAGGCAGGTGCTTTGCACACAAACGGTTTTGAAACCGCCACATAAAAGTAATATAACCTACAAAAAACTAACGACCTCTTCCACAAGCTCGGAAATTGAAGGAGCTGCAGCCTCAACTATTGAATTGTCACTCAGATGCTTATGTTCTTTGGATTGCAAGGCAAGTTTGTGCCGGGCGTTATCATACCGAAAAACTAATTTCCCATGCCTGTCCTGGTAATGATATCCATAGCTCACTTTTTTGATGCCATATGCAGCATCAATGTATTCCCTGACATGTAAAGAACTGCCGTCCACCAAGACAACGCTGGCCTGAATAACAGCCTGCTTTCCTGCTCTCAATTCCTCCTGGATATCAATAACATCAGCGAAGCCATAAAGGTCCATTCGCTCAATGGCGCTGCGAACCTCATGCAAATAATCATGTATTTGCATGCGTTATTCCATCCAAGATATCAATTCGTTGCAACAAAGAAGAGGACAGCCTGTATTCTCCTGCCCACTTCACATACTCCATGTCCTGTCCTTCAAGGTCTTCAGCAGACCATTTTTCCCAAAAATCCAAAGATGACACGTTGTATTTTTTCTCAAATTCTGCCAAACGTTTCCGGCTCAATTCAAGGCTGTACTGCAACCTCGATTTTTCCAGGGTCAGGGCATCAAATAAAATTTCACTGGCTTTTTCCGGGTACTCTGCTTTAAGTCTCAACTCACTCATCAAAGAATCCCTCCCTTTATAACTTATTCTTTTCTGCATTCGAATATAGCCGTTCACTTATGTCTGAGTCAATCTCGGACCTACCGGTCAAGCCATAAGCGCCGTTGACCCAGCACTCACTTTAATAATTTCGGTTTAATCACAAGCAATCAAATGGAAAAGTGAGTGCTGGGTCAGCGGCGAAGATTTCACTGGATTTTACCAGGGTGCCAAAAAACTCTTCCCCATGCCCTCTGCTCCATGCCTGCCCCGTGAAACATTTATCCTGTGAAATGTACAGCAGTACGAGCGTCAGCGGATTTCACCGGGAGCCCAAAGGGCTCCCTGTCGCATTTATCCCGCTGGAAAGCGGGATAAACCAAATACGCTTTAAGCCGAATTTACTGCTGAAAGCAGGGGTTTACTGGGGGCAGGAGTTTCACTGGGGCCCCATGCCTTGAATCCCCAATCCTAAATCCCTATATCCCCTTCTTGACAAAAGCAATCTATTGCGGCTTAATATTCTTAAACAAACCAGCAGGAGGATCTCATGGACGCCAAGGAAGCAATGCTCTCAGCCATGAAGGAATGGATGCTCCCTGAGCTGAACAGCATCAGGGAGGACTACAAAAATATAAAAACTACTCTGGACCTGACCAACAAGAGGCTGGACGATATAAACGCCCACCTGGTGGATCAGGGCAGGCGTATCGATGAAACCAGAGCTGAGCTGAGCTCACGCATCGATGAAACCAGAGCTGAGCTGAGCTCACGTATCGATGAAACCAGAGCTGAGCTGAGCTCACGTATCGATGAAACCAGAGCTGAACTAAAGGCAGAGATCCAGAAAAACACCGAGAGAATCGATGAAACCAACAAACGCATTGACGATACCAACAAGCGCATTGACGATACCAACAATCGCATTGACAATACCAGGGCAGAGCTAAAGGCTGAAATCCAGAAAAACACAGAAAGAATCGATTATACCAATGCACGCATCGACAATCTGGCCAGGGAAGTGGCTGAGGCAAGAGGAGACCTGAACAAGGCCCTGAGAGACAAGGTGGTTGTCCAGGATCTTGTGGAGCGCGTGGGCAGGCTGGAAACCAGGGCTGCCTGATGCCGGTCCAAAGTTTGGGGTTACTCAAGAATTTTGACCAAATCCATAACCGGCAAAAGTGCCTGTCCCCAATTGAGATACGACATTATATTTATAATTTTCGCTGTAGGGATAACTATTGAAAAAAATGGAATTATGGGCATGGATTACCTGCATATTGCATGCGCTGAATATGCCAATGTCGATTATTTTATTACTTGTGATGATAAATTGATCAAGCAGCTAAATAACATGGCGAAGAGCAGTTATGACACCATCAAACTCCAATCTTGACCACAGCACAGATTCAATCACCCTTTCCCAGTACAAGCGCCTGGTTGCTCCACGCCCCTGGCTCTGGTGGGATACGGACGACCTCACCGGTTTATCCCTGGATAGCGTCGTAGAGGGTATCCTTGCCCGTGGGGACTGGCCCGATTTTCTGGAAGCCCTTGACGAGTTGGGCCTGGACCAGGTGCGGGAAATTTTCCTGAGACAAGTTAATCGACAGCGGAATAACTACCGTGCCCAGACCCGGAATCTGTTCCAAATATATTTTGAACGTCATGCATGAAGAAATTTTGACCATAAATCAGAAAAAGGTGGCCGAATCCGTCCTGAAAAAGTTCAGCCCGGATTTCATCTTTTGCGGCGGCACAGCCATTGCTCTGCAACTGGGTCACCGCCAATCCCTGGATTTCGACCTTGCCTCGTTCACTGAAATCAAAGCCGACCGAATCATTCGGCACTTGAAGGCCGCAAATGTAGTAATTGAACATACCATTGCTTCCTCCATTGACGAGTTGACCGTTGTGGTTAAAGGCGTGAAGCTCACTTTTTTCTCCTTTCCTTTTCATGTCCCTGCGACGGTCACCTGGCCCCGGACTGATATGGCTATGCCTTCTCTTCTGGATCTGGCCTCCATGAAAGCTTACGCCCTTGGACGGCGTGGAAAATGGAAGGACTACATTGACTTGTATTTTCTCTTTCAAGGCCATGTCACTTGGCCCGAACTTGTTGCCAACTGTCGAAAATTATTTCAGGGGGCCTTCAATGAGCGGCTTTTCCGTGAGCAGCTCTGCTACTTTGACGACGTGGACATGTCTGAAGCGGTTGCCTATACAGGGACAGGACCGAGTGACAGTGATATTCAGAGCTTCCTGACTACTTTGGCCACCTCAGGCTAATCCCTGCGCATCCCGTCTTTACTTTTCATCATTCCGCATTCATCATTTCTCCCTCCCCCAATCCCTAAATCCCCCAATTCCTAAATTCCATAATTCCTACACCTAAATCCCTCAATCTGAAACCCGGCACACCCCTTGCAAAACACCAACAAAAAAATACAAAACAAGCAAAATTTTCTTGTCAAAACGCCAAATAAATGACACAAGACCACAAAAGAGGCAAAACCATGACCACCTACCAGCACCCAAGGACCACCTGGCAAGCCTACACCGCCACCCTGCCCTACGCCCGGGACCTGTACATGCAGTGGCAGGCGACCATGTTCGACCCTGACTACGAACAGGCCTTAAACGACTACATACTGGCCATGGACCAGGGCACCTCCGATTCCAGGCGCCAAGAACTGCTGCAGCAAAGCCGCAAAAACCTGGCTGCCCTTAAAAACAGCGGTGATGAGCACATAACCACCGACCTGGCCCTGATCCGGGTGCTAAGCGCCCTGGGTCAGACCGACCAGGCCGCATACATTGCAGACCTGCTCCTGAAAAACCTGGCCCAGAATGACAATATCCCCCTGGACCGCCCATTTCTTCCTCCATCAGGCGACTTTGACCACCGGCCCGTACAGGACACTTTGGCCGGCTGGCTCAGATCCGCCCTGGAGAATGCCAGAGAGCCCTCTCAATCAATTTCAGATACACAGGAGCAGCAACCCCCTTCAGTCCCCGCAGAGCCTGAGACGCCTTCCCAGCCTAAACCCCAGACCCAGAAAATTGGCCGCAACGCCAAATGCCCCTGCGGTTCCGGCAAAAAATATAAAAAATGCTGCGAAGCACTGGATACTCAAGCCCTTACTCAGGATCAATCACACCATCCAGAGCCCCAAAGCCCTGTTGCATCTGATTTCACTGCGCCCCAGGCATCGCCCCAGGAGCCCACAGCTACCTGGAGCATCAATATCAAGGGCGGCATCAAGGTGGTTGCCCCGGCAGACATAAGCAACATGAACACTTATGTCCTCTTGGAGCAGGAGGACTGGTATGAACCGGAGATTGAATTTGTCCGCGCCCTTATCCAGACCGGCATGACCGCCATGGACTGCGATACCGGATACGGGGTTTATGCCCTGAGCATAGCCGCTAAAATGCAAGGCCACGGCAAAGTCATCGCCCTGAACCCGGACCCTCTCTTTTTTGAAAGCCTGCAGGAAAACCGCCTGCAGGAAATAATAACCACAGAACCTGACCATACTGCCCTGGACTTTATCCGCCTGGGATCTTCAGACCAGGACATGCAACAGCTTTGTCAAGGCTCCCCCCTGGTAATGTTTCCGGCCAGCAACGAACTTATAAAGACTTTCAAAGACCTGAATCTGGATATCTACAAACTCATCCCCGGCCTGAATGCTCTGGCACCATATCAGGAGTCCAACTCTGCTCTCCAGGGCAATCTTTTCGCATGCAGCAAAGAAAGGGCTCAAATACTACGGCAAAACAATCTGTTAGCAGCTTCACCAAACACAACCAGAAGCTCGTCTCCGGATATAAACGGCCTTATGGACAACATTCAAAACGACCACCATGAGCGTCCCGCCTACCACCCAGACAAGCTTGAACTTTTTGAAGAAGACGACAAGGACCTGATTAAAGCTTACAAAACAGTGGTGTATGACCAGCAGGAAGAACTCGACCTCAAAGCCTCTGAAGCTTTTAACAACCTGATCAGGGGATATGTAAAGCAGGCCAGAACAATCTTTAACAAAATTCTTGAAAAAACTGTCCAGAATCATGAGGCTCAAAAACTCTGGTTACAGGCCTTTAATGAACTGGCTTCCCTTAGAAATAAAAGACCCAAAAAACAAAAAAATGATAATATACCTGCACTGGAACAGTCAGGTTACAAAATATTAAACCCTGCCGGAATGGGATGGTCAGGATCAGGAGCCCTTACTGCTTACTTCAAGGAATTTCCAAACATAACCTTCGTGGATGCTGGTGAAATATCACACATAGAGGGGACCATCAGTTTGATGAATCTTCGCTCATTTCAAGGATCACATGGAGAGTTTTTTAAATTTTTAGTACTTTTTTTTGGATTCACTCTCTTTGGATATAGTTCTTCCAAAAGTTTTAAACAAAGATACGGCCTTGAAAGAAGCAAGGTAAAGTCTCGCCATATGCTGGATTTTATATCATATGCAGAGGGTGCATTACATTTTATGAGACTTATGAAACATATTCATGATGGAAATAAAATAAAGTACAAAGTATTCAAGCAGGCTGCAAATTTACTTATAAATAAAATTTGTGAATCTTATGCTGATGAGCATACAGAATACGTTCTCATGGACAATTCTTTGCACATATCTACAATTCATAATATAGAATACATTGATAATATGCAGGTGCTGTGTACCTACAGAGACCCCAGAAGCAATTATGTAGCCAGAGTCAAAGAAGACTGGAAGTTCGGCCCCAGGATCTACAAGAATGGACCTGTTGCCTATGCAGAATCCTATCGACATTTCCGCGAGTATACCGGCAACATCATTGAAAACTTAAAAAACAACAGGGATAATGTCTGGACTGTTCAGTTCGAAGATTTTGTCAGCTCTGAAGACTATCGCCAGGACCTCGCCCGCAAGCTGAAACTTGATCCGGCCCGTCAGGACAGACACACGCATTTCAAACCCTGGGAATCCATAAAAAACATAGACAACTATAAAAGATACGAAAACCAGGAAGAAATTCTACAGATACAGCAAAAGCTGCCGCAATACCTTTGGGAACAACAGTCAAATACAACATGAGGAGTTTTTCATGAAAAAACAGGTCTATGTAGGCATGAGCGCGGATCTTGTGCACCCTGGACATTTGAATATCATCAAAAAAGCATCTGAGCTGGGTGAGGTAATCATTGGCCTGCTCACTGACGAGGCCATTGCCGGCTACAAACGACTGCCGCATATGACTTTTGAGCAGCGCCGGGAAGTAGTGGAGAATATCAAGGGCGTAAGCCGCGTTGTCCCCCAGTACACCCTGGACTACGTGCCCAACCTGGAAAAACTCAGGCCGGACTTTGTGGTCCACGGCGATGA
Above is a window of Desulfonatronospira thiodismutans ASO3-1 DNA encoding:
- a CDS encoding SEC-C metal-binding domain-containing protein codes for the protein MTTYQHPRTTWQAYTATLPYARDLYMQWQATMFDPDYEQALNDYILAMDQGTSDSRRQELLQQSRKNLAALKNSGDEHITTDLALIRVLSALGQTDQAAYIADLLLKNLAQNDNIPLDRPFLPPSGDFDHRPVQDTLAGWLRSALENAREPSQSISDTQEQQPPSVPAEPETPSQPKPQTQKIGRNAKCPCGSGKKYKKCCEALDTQALTQDQSHHPEPQSPVASDFTAPQASPQEPTATWSINIKGGIKVVAPADISNMNTYVLLEQEDWYEPEIEFVRALIQTGMTAMDCDTGYGVYALSIAAKMQGHGKVIALNPDPLFFESLQENRLQEIITTEPDHTALDFIRLGSSDQDMQQLCQGSPLVMFPASNELIKTFKDLNLDIYKLIPGLNALAPYQESNSALQGNLFACSKERAQILRQNNLLAASPNTTRSSSPDINGLMDNIQNDHHERPAYHPDKLELFEEDDKDLIKAYKTVVYDQQEELDLKASEAFNNLIRGYVKQARTIFNKILEKTVQNHEAQKLWLQAFNELASLRNKRPKKQKNDNIPALEQSGYKILNPAGMGWSGSGALTAYFKEFPNITFVDAGEISHIEGTISLMNLRSFQGSHGEFFKFLVLFFGFTLFGYSSSKSFKQRYGLERSKVKSRHMLDFISYAEGALHFMRLMKHIHDGNKIKYKVFKQAANLLINKICESYADEHTEYVLMDNSLHISTIHNIEYIDNMQVLCTYRDPRSNYVARVKEDWKFGPRIYKNGPVAYAESYRHFREYTGNIIENLKNNRDNVWTVQFEDFVSSEDYRQDLARKLKLDPARQDRHTHFKPWESIKNIDNYKRYENQEEILQIQQKLPQYLWEQQSNTT
- a CDS encoding coiled-coil domain-containing protein yields the protein MDAKEAMLSAMKEWMLPELNSIREDYKNIKTTLDITNKRLDDMIAHLVDQGRRIDETRAELSSRIDETRAELKAEIQKNTERIDETNKRIDETNKRIDDTNNRIDDTRAELKAEIQKNTERIDYTNARIDNLAREVAEARGDLNKALSDKVVVQDLVERVGRLETRAA
- a CDS encoding DUF1640 domain-containing protein is translated as MTQPASVIDLYDSLLAAEDERARARIIAGAFERLEDRYPELKDLATASGVRESELRLQKEIEQLRLRIEEVRSDLTREIEQVRADLLKEIEKTNLRIEEVRTELIREIAQVRADLSKDIERLRAETSKEIAAGNQKILRWTTGLLFAQLVAIIAVIFGVGLM
- a CDS encoding coiled-coil domain-containing protein — protein: MDAKEAMLSAMKEWMLPELNSIREDYKNIKTTLDLTNKRLDDINAHLVDQGRRIDETRAELSSRIDETRAELSSRIDETRAELSSRIDETRAELKAEIQKNTERIDETNKRIDDTNKRIDDTNNRIDNTRAELKAEIQKNTERIDYTNARIDNLAREVAEARGDLNKALRDKVVVQDLVERVGRLETRAA
- a CDS encoding nucleotidyl transferase AbiEii/AbiGii toxin family protein; amino-acid sequence: MHEEILTINQKKVAESVLKKFSPDFIFCGGTAIALQLGHRQSLDFDLASFTEIKADRIIRHLKAANVVIEHTIASSIDELTVVVKGVKLTFFSFPFHVPATVTWPRTDMAMPSLLDLASMKAYALGRRGKWKDYIDLYFLFQGHVTWPELVANCRKLFQGAFNERLFREQLCYFDDVDMSEAVAYTGTGPSDSDIQSFLTTLATSG
- a CDS encoding toxin-antitoxin system TumE family protein, which translates into the protein MQIHDYLHEVRSAIERMDLYGFADVIDIQEELRAGKQAVIQASVVLVDGSSLHVREYIDAAYGIKKVSYGYHYQDRHGKLVFRYDNARHKLALQSKEHKHLSDNSIVEAAAPSISELVEEVVSFL